The proteins below come from a single Zhouia spongiae genomic window:
- a CDS encoding heme-binding domain-containing protein — protein sequence MKIIKKILIGLLLVLVIMQFFPPDKNQSGEIPVTDLIVATTPSQEIAEILKTSCYDCHSGNTKYPWYANVAPVSYWISDHVKHGKGHLDFSIWETYNNKKKAHKMEEIAEEVKEHKMPLESYLWIHKEAKLSQVQIDKVVNWAKSEQATYEATMK from the coding sequence ATGAAAATTATAAAGAAAATCTTGATAGGACTTTTACTTGTGTTGGTGATAATGCAGTTTTTTCCACCTGATAAAAACCAATCAGGAGAAATTCCTGTAACGGACCTCATAGTTGCAACAACCCCATCACAGGAAATAGCTGAAATACTGAAGACATCGTGTTATGATTGCCACTCCGGCAACACCAAATATCCTTGGTATGCTAATGTAGCTCCTGTTTCCTATTGGATCTCGGATCATGTGAAGCATGGGAAAGGACACCTGGATTTTTCAATATGGGAAACTTATAACAATAAAAAGAAGGCCCATAAGATGGAAGAGATCGCAGAAGAGGTTAAAGAACACAAAATGCCTTTGGAGTCTTATTTATGGATACACAAAGAAGCAAAGCTTTCTCAAGTACAGATAGATAAGGTCGTAAACTGGGCAAAGTCTGAACAAGCTACTTATGAAGCAACAATGAAATAG